A genomic window from Cryobacterium sp. SO2 includes:
- a CDS encoding XdhC/CoxI family protein: MLEIAGPVLDALAQGHRVAIATVTRVLGSAPRTLGTAMAVTDSGAVIGSISGGCVEGAIYESAQEVLETGEGRHTEFGVTDDDAFAVGLSCGGTVGVYLGELGPAGSRNGLAEAARVQLARAATGQAAGLALVVSGAGAGLILTPDGASADTAGLPTDTAGLPADAARRIRAELRARLAGGGTALGAVDCDGVTSRVLYLVAQTPPRCLIFGAVDFAAALSAAASLLGYRVTVCDARAVFATPERFPAAAEVVVEWPSDYLARTDTDSRTVVCVLTHDEKFDLPLLRTALGLDVAYVGAMGSRRTHDRRMLRLRDAGVAEADLHRLHSPIGLDLGASSPEETAVSILAEVLAARSGASGSSLRDLPGPIHPSA; encoded by the coding sequence GTGCTCGAGATCGCCGGTCCGGTGCTCGATGCGCTCGCGCAGGGCCACCGGGTCGCGATCGCCACGGTCACCCGGGTGCTCGGCAGCGCGCCGCGCACCCTGGGCACGGCCATGGCCGTGACCGACTCCGGCGCCGTGATCGGCAGCATCTCCGGCGGCTGCGTCGAGGGGGCGATCTACGAGAGCGCCCAGGAGGTGCTCGAGACCGGCGAGGGCCGGCACACCGAATTCGGGGTCACCGACGACGACGCCTTCGCCGTCGGCCTCAGCTGCGGCGGCACCGTCGGGGTCTACCTGGGCGAACTCGGCCCGGCAGGGTCCCGCAACGGCCTGGCCGAGGCGGCCAGGGTTCAGCTGGCCCGTGCGGCGACCGGTCAGGCGGCCGGACTCGCCCTGGTGGTGTCCGGCGCGGGCGCCGGCCTGATCCTCACGCCGGACGGCGCTTCCGCCGATACTGCCGGCCTCCCCACCGATACTGCCGGCCTCCCAGCGGATGCTGCCCGCCGCATCCGCGCCGAACTGCGCGCCCGTCTCGCCGGCGGCGGCACCGCACTGGGCGCCGTGGACTGCGACGGCGTCACCAGCCGGGTGCTGTACCTCGTGGCCCAGACCCCGCCGCGCTGCCTGATCTTCGGTGCCGTCGACTTCGCCGCCGCGCTGTCGGCGGCCGCCAGCCTGCTCGGCTACAGGGTCACCGTCTGCGACGCCCGCGCCGTGTTCGCCACGCCCGAACGGTTCCCGGCCGCCGCGGAGGTCGTGGTGGAGTGGCCGAGCGACTACCTGGCCCGCACCGACACCGACTCCCGCACCGTGGTCTGCGTGCTCACCCACGACGAGAAGTTCGACCTGCCGCTGCTGAGAACGGCGCTCGGCCTCGACGTTGCCTACGTGGGCGCCATGGGGTCCAGGCGCACCCACGACCGCCGGATGCTGCGGCTGCGGGACGCCGGAGTCGCCGAGGCCGATCTTCACCGGTTGCACTCGCCGATCGGGCTCGACCTCGGGGCGAGCAGCCCGGAGGAGACCGCCGTGTCGATCCTGGCCGAGGTGCTCGCCGCCCGCTCCGGTGCCTCGGGGAGCTCGCTGCGTGACCTGCCGGGTCCGATCCACCCCTCGGCCTGA
- a CDS encoding MmcQ/YjbR family DNA-binding protein: protein MTDRLPDDLAPEPLTAADLTTFILDLNGAEETYPFGPEARVFKVHGKVFAIDNTPVHRGLSEPTVSITVKALPENVPRLIRSVPGIDPGYHMSKKHWLTVRLNGTVPGGHVRELIAESHAIVVASLPRQVRLGLEG, encoded by the coding sequence ATGACTGACCGGCTGCCCGATGATCTCGCTCCAGAGCCCCTGACGGCGGCCGATCTGACCACGTTCATCCTGGACCTCAACGGGGCCGAAGAGACCTATCCCTTCGGCCCCGAGGCACGGGTGTTCAAGGTGCACGGCAAAGTCTTCGCCATCGACAACACGCCGGTGCATCGGGGACTATCCGAACCGACGGTGTCGATCACCGTCAAGGCGCTTCCCGAGAACGTGCCCCGGCTCATCCGGAGCGTTCCCGGCATCGATCCCGGCTACCACATGAGCAAAAAACATTGGCTGACCGTGCGCCTGAACGGCACGGTGCCCGGCGGGCATGTGCGCGAGCTGATTGCCGAATCGCACGCGATCGTGGTGGCCTCTCTGCCGCGGCAGGTGCGGCTCGGACTGGAGGGCTAG
- a CDS encoding molybdopterin cofactor-binding domain-containing protein → MRLSVNGSPVDAPAAAGQALRTYLREQEHFEVKKGCDTGDCGACSVLVDGTPVHSCIYPAFRAEGREVTTATGIGSPANLAPIQQRFIDAAGFQCGFCTPGMIVTASTIQEHQLHDLPRLLKGNLCRCTGYRAIDDAIQGRHTPSDGSCNHDHVADAAQPAAPVTGLGPVRTTKPRTQPRTSATDGQVGGSLRAPAAARVVSGQEPYTLDVAVPGLLHLTVLRSPHAHARISSIDDSAALALPGVHAVLSHTDSPATLYSSARHESRLDDPDDSLVFDSVLRHRGQRVAAVVADSVAIAEHACRLLVVEYELLPAVFDPAEALTPGAPLVHGDKDATASRLADPSRNLVAELHGEYGDVAAGLAAADTVVTGTWQTQRVAHTQLETHATIGWLDENRLVLRTSSQVPFLVQKEISRIFGLDLEAVRVFTARVGGGFGGKQEILTEDVVTLAVLKTGRPVQYEFTRTDELAASPARHPMRVGVTLGATRDGRLTALAIDVLSDTGSYGNHGPGVMFHGTSESVALYNVPNKRVDAQAVYTNNPPSGAFRGYGLGQVIYGIECALDELAAELGINPFDLRRINSVRPGDPLVVTHEEGDDIGFASYGLDQCLDLAQTALARGNGVAAPAGDSWRVGEGMASSMIATTPPRGHFSQATITVDQDGTYLVRVGTAEFGNGTTTVHTQIAATALNSSPDRIRILQSDTDTAGYDTGAFGSAGVVVAGKAVHGAALELAGLLREKAARLTGRPAGDFVLAADGLRAGDVFVPLADLAGPDGTTGQGLTGTGREDGARRSLAFNVHAFRVAVNTETGEVRMLQSIQTADAGFVMNPEQCRGQIEGGVAQAIGTALYEELILDGAGTVLTQVLRNYHIPQLADLPVTEVYFADTADDLGPYGAKSMSESPYNPVAPALANAVRDALGIRSYELPMSRDRLWRLVNAGA, encoded by the coding sequence ATGAGGCTCTCCGTCAACGGCAGCCCCGTCGATGCGCCCGCCGCCGCCGGCCAGGCGCTGCGCACCTACCTGCGCGAGCAGGAGCACTTCGAGGTGAAGAAGGGCTGCGACACCGGCGACTGCGGCGCCTGCTCGGTGCTCGTCGACGGCACCCCGGTGCACTCCTGCATCTACCCGGCGTTCCGGGCCGAGGGCCGAGAGGTCACCACGGCCACCGGCATCGGCTCCCCTGCGAACCTCGCCCCGATCCAGCAGCGCTTCATCGACGCGGCCGGTTTCCAGTGCGGCTTCTGCACGCCGGGCATGATCGTGACGGCCTCCACCATCCAGGAGCACCAGCTGCACGACCTGCCCCGGCTACTCAAGGGCAACCTCTGCCGGTGCACGGGCTACCGCGCCATCGACGACGCCATCCAGGGCCGGCACACCCCCAGCGACGGCAGCTGCAACCACGACCACGTGGCGGATGCGGCCCAGCCGGCCGCTCCCGTCACCGGCCTGGGCCCGGTGCGCACCACCAAGCCGCGCACGCAACCGCGCACCTCCGCCACCGACGGTCAGGTCGGCGGGTCGCTGCGCGCGCCCGCCGCGGCCCGCGTGGTGAGCGGTCAGGAGCCGTACACCCTCGACGTGGCCGTTCCCGGCCTGCTGCACCTCACGGTGCTCCGCAGCCCGCACGCCCACGCCCGCATCAGCTCCATCGACGACAGCGCCGCCCTGGCCCTGCCCGGTGTGCACGCCGTGCTCAGCCACACCGACTCCCCCGCCACCCTGTACTCCTCCGCCCGGCACGAGAGCCGGCTGGACGACCCCGACGACAGCCTGGTCTTCGACTCCGTGCTGCGCCACCGCGGCCAGCGGGTGGCCGCCGTGGTCGCCGACTCTGTGGCCATCGCCGAGCACGCCTGCCGGCTGCTCGTGGTGGAGTACGAGCTCCTGCCCGCCGTCTTCGACCCCGCCGAGGCCCTCACGCCCGGCGCGCCGCTCGTGCACGGCGACAAGGACGCAACGGCCAGCCGCCTCGCCGACCCGTCCCGCAACCTCGTCGCCGAACTGCACGGCGAATACGGCGACGTGGCGGCGGGCCTCGCCGCCGCAGACACCGTGGTCACCGGCACCTGGCAGACCCAGCGCGTCGCGCACACCCAGTTGGAGACCCACGCCACCATCGGCTGGCTGGACGAGAACCGGCTCGTGCTGCGCACCAGCTCCCAGGTGCCGTTCCTCGTGCAGAAGGAGATCAGCCGCATCTTCGGCCTCGACCTCGAGGCGGTGCGCGTGTTCACCGCCCGCGTCGGCGGCGGGTTCGGCGGCAAGCAGGAGATCCTCACCGAAGACGTCGTCACCTTGGCGGTGCTGAAGACCGGGCGCCCGGTGCAATACGAGTTCACCCGCACCGACGAGCTCGCGGCCTCCCCGGCCCGGCACCCGATGCGGGTCGGCGTCACCCTCGGCGCCACCAGGGACGGCCGGCTCACCGCGCTGGCCATCGACGTACTCTCCGACACCGGCTCCTACGGCAACCACGGCCCTGGCGTCATGTTCCACGGCACCAGCGAATCCGTGGCCCTGTACAACGTGCCCAACAAGCGGGTGGATGCGCAGGCCGTGTACACGAACAACCCGCCGTCGGGCGCGTTCCGCGGTTACGGCCTGGGCCAGGTCATCTACGGCATCGAGTGCGCCCTGGACGAACTCGCCGCCGAGTTGGGCATCAACCCGTTCGACCTGCGCCGGATCAACTCGGTGCGGCCCGGCGATCCCCTCGTGGTGACCCACGAGGAAGGCGACGACATCGGCTTCGCCAGCTACGGCCTGGACCAGTGCCTCGATCTGGCCCAGACGGCCCTGGCCCGCGGCAACGGCGTGGCGGCCCCCGCCGGCGACTCCTGGCGGGTCGGCGAGGGCATGGCGTCGTCGATGATCGCGACGACACCGCCGCGCGGCCACTTCTCCCAGGCCACCATCACGGTAGATCAGGACGGAACCTACCTGGTGCGGGTGGGCACAGCCGAGTTCGGCAACGGCACCACCACCGTGCACACGCAGATCGCAGCGACGGCGCTGAACAGCAGCCCGGACCGCATCCGCATCCTGCAGTCGGACACCGACACCGCCGGTTACGACACCGGTGCCTTCGGGTCGGCCGGCGTGGTGGTGGCGGGCAAGGCCGTGCACGGCGCGGCCCTGGAGCTGGCCGGCCTGCTGCGCGAGAAGGCGGCCCGGCTCACCGGCCGGCCGGCCGGCGATTTCGTGCTGGCCGCCGACGGACTCCGCGCCGGCGACGTGTTCGTACCGCTGGCCGACCTGGCCGGCCCGGACGGCACGACGGGACAGGGCCTGACCGGCACGGGCCGGGAAGACGGCGCCCGCCGCTCCCTGGCGTTCAACGTGCACGCGTTCAGGGTGGCGGTGAACACCGAAACCGGTGAAGTGCGGATGCTGCAGTCGATCCAGACCGCGGATGCCGGCTTCGTGATGAACCCCGAACAGTGCCGCGGCCAGATCGAGGGCGGGGTGGCGCAGGCCATCGGCACCGCTCTGTACGAGGAACTCATCCTCGACGGCGCCGGCACCGTTCTCACCCAGGTGCTCCGGAACTATCACATTCCGCAGTTGGCGGACCTGCCGGTCACCGAGGTCTACTTCGCGGACACCGCCGACGACCTGGGCCCGTACGGCGCGAAGTCGATGAGCGAGTCACCGTACAACCCGGTGGCTCCGGCGCTGGCCAACGCCGTGCGCGATGCCCTCGGCATCCGCTCGTATGAGTTGCCGATGTCGCGCGACAGGCTGTGGCGTCTAGTGAATGCGGGCGCCTAG
- a CDS encoding FAD binding domain-containing protein, with protein MDLSTVATITPARSRDDLAALNASVVPLAGGSELFADPRIHLTGLVDLQTMGWPALTVSGDGLEIAATCTLAELAGMPAAAGWVAHPVFHQACTALFGSFKIWNVATVGGNLCTSLPAGPMICLTAALDAEVLIWRADGTDEWMPAVDFVTGNTTNVLTPGDVLRSIHVPAAALAARTAYRKIALSPLGRSGAVLIGRLDTDGVFVLTVTGGTVRPVQLRYPRIPDAPVLAAGIAAIDAWFTDAHGAADWRRAVSGLLGEEIRQELAAPTAPTAQNGARA; from the coding sequence ATGGACCTCAGCACCGTTGCGACCATCACCCCGGCCCGCAGCCGCGACGACCTGGCGGCCCTGAACGCGTCCGTCGTTCCGCTGGCCGGCGGCTCCGAGCTGTTCGCCGACCCGCGCATCCACCTCACCGGCCTCGTCGACCTGCAGACCATGGGCTGGCCGGCGCTGACCGTGAGCGGCGACGGCCTGGAAATCGCCGCCACGTGCACCCTCGCCGAGCTCGCCGGCATGCCCGCCGCTGCCGGCTGGGTCGCCCACCCGGTCTTCCACCAGGCCTGCACGGCCCTGTTCGGCTCGTTCAAGATCTGGAACGTCGCCACCGTCGGCGGGAACCTGTGCACCTCGCTGCCCGCCGGACCGATGATCTGCCTCACCGCCGCCCTCGACGCCGAGGTGCTGATCTGGCGCGCCGACGGCACCGACGAGTGGATGCCGGCGGTCGACTTCGTCACCGGCAACACCACCAATGTGCTCACGCCCGGCGACGTGCTGCGTTCCATCCACGTGCCGGCCGCCGCGCTGGCCGCCCGCACCGCCTACCGCAAGATCGCTCTCTCCCCGCTCGGCCGCTCCGGCGCCGTGCTCATCGGCCGACTGGACACCGACGGCGTCTTCGTGCTCACCGTCACCGGGGGTACAGTGCGCCCGGTGCAGCTGCGCTACCCGCGGATCCCCGACGCACCCGTGCTGGCGGCGGGCATCGCCGCCATCGACGCCTGGTTCACGGATGCGCACGGCGCCGCCGACTGGCGCCGCGCCGTGAGCGGGCTGCTCGGCGAGGAAATCCGGCAGGAGCTCGCCGCGCCGACCGCGCCGACCGCCCAGAACGGGGCCCGCGCATGA
- a CDS encoding molybdenum cofactor biosynthesis protein MoaE, translating into MATEPSAEPTADAVLFARVDDTPITVDECADAVADATAGAVVSFAGVVRNHDEDRGVTWLRYSAHPSAQAVLDEVAREVAGAHPGCRIAAAHRVGDLGIGDVALACAVASAHRVEAFAACAALVDEIKARVPIWKEQGFTDGSTEWVAALG; encoded by the coding sequence ATGGCCACTGAGCCCAGCGCTGAGCCCACCGCCGACGCCGTACTGTTCGCCCGGGTCGACGACACCCCGATCACGGTGGACGAGTGCGCCGACGCCGTGGCCGACGCCACGGCCGGCGCCGTGGTGTCGTTCGCGGGGGTGGTGCGCAACCACGATGAGGACCGGGGGGTCACCTGGCTGCGCTACAGCGCGCATCCGAGTGCCCAGGCCGTGCTGGACGAGGTGGCCCGCGAGGTGGCCGGCGCCCACCCCGGTTGCCGGATCGCCGCCGCTCACCGCGTGGGCGACCTGGGCATCGGCGACGTGGCGCTGGCCTGCGCCGTGGCCTCAGCGCACCGCGTGGAGGCGTTTGCGGCCTGTGCCGCCCTCGTCGACGAGATCAAGGCCCGCGTGCCCATCTGGAAGGAACAGGGCTTCACCGACGGCAGCACCGAGTGGGTCGCCGCCCTCGGCTGA
- a CDS encoding MogA/MoaB family molybdenum cofactor biosynthesis protein, which produces MTAAARPATGRGAAGRVAQVIVASTRAAAGVYPDRTGPVIDAWLAERGWLVLDRAVVADGGPVGDALAAAIEAGLDLVITTGGTGVSPTDQTPEQTLPLLGRQLPGIMEELRRRGTASTPLAVLSRGHAGIARGRTVVINLPGSTGGVRDGLAVLADVLDHLIDQVRGADHATPPPAGSASPTSTGKDTHHGH; this is translated from the coding sequence GTGACCGCCGCAGCCCGGCCCGCCACCGGCAGGGGCGCCGCCGGGAGGGTCGCCCAGGTGATCGTGGCCTCCACCCGCGCGGCCGCCGGCGTCTACCCCGACCGCACCGGCCCGGTCATCGACGCCTGGCTGGCGGAACGCGGCTGGCTCGTGCTCGACCGCGCCGTCGTCGCCGACGGCGGCCCCGTCGGCGACGCCCTCGCGGCCGCCATCGAGGCCGGCCTCGACCTCGTCATCACGACGGGCGGAACCGGGGTGAGCCCCACCGACCAGACGCCGGAGCAGACCCTGCCGCTGCTCGGGCGCCAGCTGCCCGGCATCATGGAGGAGCTCCGCCGGCGCGGCACAGCGTCCACGCCGCTGGCCGTGCTGTCCCGCGGGCACGCCGGCATCGCGCGCGGCCGCACCGTCGTGATCAACCTGCCCGGCTCCACCGGCGGCGTGCGCGACGGCCTGGCGGTGCTCGCGGACGTGCTCGACCACCTCATCGACCAGGTGCGTGGCGCCGACCATGCCACTCCGCCTCCGGCCGGCTCCGCCTCCCCCACCTCCACCGGCAAGGACACCCACCATGGCCACTGA
- the moaC gene encoding cyclic pyranopterin monophosphate synthase MoaC, with amino-acid sequence MTDQTPSNPAENTAGSLSHVRADGAALMVDVTDKAVTTRRATATATLITRPDVIALLVAGDLPKGEALAVARVAGIMGAKQTSALIPLCHPLPITGASIDFEPGTDRVVITATVKTTGVTGVEMEALTSVSVAALTLYDMIKAVDKHAVITDIRVLAKSGGKSGDWSTQ; translated from the coding sequence ATGACTGACCAGACCCCCTCGAACCCCGCAGAAAACACGGCGGGTTCGCTCAGCCACGTGCGTGCCGACGGCGCCGCCCTCATGGTGGACGTGACCGACAAGGCCGTCACCACCCGGCGCGCCACGGCGACGGCCACGCTGATCACCCGCCCCGACGTGATCGCGCTGCTCGTGGCCGGCGACCTGCCCAAGGGCGAGGCCCTCGCCGTGGCCAGGGTGGCCGGAATCATGGGCGCCAAGCAGACCTCCGCGCTGATCCCGCTCTGCCACCCCCTGCCGATCACCGGCGCCAGCATCGATTTCGAGCCGGGCACCGACAGGGTCGTGATCACCGCGACAGTGAAGACCACGGGCGTGACCGGCGTCGAGATGGAGGCGCTGACCAGCGTCTCGGTGGCGGCACTCACCCTGTACGACATGATCAAGGCCGTCGACAAGCACGCCGTCATCACCGACATCCGGGTGCTCGCGAAGTCCGGCGGCAAGAGCGGCGACTGGAGCACGCAGTGA
- the glp gene encoding gephyrin-like molybdotransferase Glp → MSARTIDEHRDAVASLLAPLFLARATEVLPLSAARLTGDPDRYRARILAADVDSPVSLPPFDNSQMDGYALRSADLADAAPGTPANLAIAGRINAGDPGTALLPGTAAPIMTGAPIPAGADAVVPIEQVDPPRFLPAGHTASFLAPVTPGSFVRPTGSDVRTGDRLLPAGSRLGPAQLGVLAGTGVTSVTVLRRIRVLLIATGHEIREPGNDLAAGQIYDSNSVILGQALQEAGCTVTARPCRSDDADDLLAVLADAPDADLVVTVGGVSAGAREVVRDALGPLGVTFRHVAMQPGGPQGLGEIIRPATASGTAGIRVPVVTFPGNPVSALISFEVFLRPLLRRLAGMPRPDRVLERAPLAAAVASPADKHQLRRGILRPDGALDLVGGASSHLLHAYAAATVLVHLPVGVGGVAAGELMDYWSIDD, encoded by the coding sequence ATGAGCGCGCGAACGATCGACGAGCACCGGGACGCCGTGGCGAGCCTTCTCGCGCCGCTGTTCCTCGCCAGGGCCACCGAGGTCCTCCCGCTCTCCGCCGCCCGGCTGACCGGCGACCCTGACCGGTACCGGGCACGGATTCTCGCGGCCGACGTCGACTCGCCCGTCTCGCTTCCCCCCTTCGATAATTCGCAGATGGACGGCTACGCCCTGCGCTCGGCCGACCTGGCCGACGCCGCGCCCGGCACCCCGGCGAACCTCGCGATCGCCGGCCGAATCAATGCGGGCGACCCGGGCACTGCCCTGCTCCCAGGCACGGCGGCCCCGATCATGACGGGCGCCCCGATCCCGGCCGGCGCGGATGCCGTGGTGCCGATCGAGCAGGTCGACCCACCGCGCTTCCTGCCGGCCGGCCACACCGCCTCCTTCCTCGCTCCCGTCACGCCCGGCTCGTTCGTGCGCCCCACCGGCAGCGATGTGCGCACCGGCGACAGGCTCTTGCCCGCCGGCAGCCGCCTCGGCCCCGCGCAGCTGGGGGTTCTCGCGGGCACCGGCGTCACCAGCGTCACGGTGCTCAGGCGCATCCGGGTGCTGCTCATCGCGACCGGCCACGAGATCCGGGAGCCGGGTAACGACCTCGCCGCCGGCCAGATCTACGACTCCAACAGCGTCATCCTCGGCCAGGCCCTGCAGGAGGCCGGCTGCACGGTGACCGCAAGGCCGTGCCGCTCCGACGACGCCGACGACCTGCTCGCCGTGCTCGCCGACGCGCCGGACGCCGACCTCGTGGTCACCGTCGGCGGGGTCAGCGCCGGTGCCCGCGAGGTGGTGCGTGACGCGCTCGGTCCGCTCGGTGTGACCTTCCGGCACGTGGCCATGCAGCCCGGCGGGCCGCAGGGCCTCGGCGAGATCATCCGCCCGGCTACCGCCTCTGGCACCGCCGGTATTCGGGTACCCGTCGTCACCTTCCCCGGCAACCCGGTGAGCGCGCTGATCTCGTTCGAGGTGTTCCTGCGCCCGCTGCTGCGCCGCCTGGCGGGGATGCCGCGGCCCGACCGGGTGCTCGAGCGCGCCCCGCTCGCCGCCGCCGTGGCCTCCCCGGCCGACAAGCACCAGCTGCGCCGCGGCATCCTGCGCCCGGACGGGGCCCTCGACCTGGTGGGCGGTGCGAGTTCGCACCTCCTGCACGCCTATGCCGCCGCGACCGTGCTCGTTCACCTGCCCGTCGGGGTGGGCGGCGTCGCGGCGGGCGAGCTCATGGACTATTGGAGCATCGATGACTGA
- a CDS encoding dihydrofolate reductase family protein, with amino-acid sequence MGHLVVQQFVTIDGFAANLDNEFTAYELLDGRTDEFDRSQVDWLAGVDAMVLGATTYRMFVGYWPTPAAAEEIVAAPLNALGRHVFSRTLRHAPWGDLPPATLESGDAVEAIRRIKAEYAGLVVLWGSLSLSRAFFAAGEVDEVRLVVMPVVIGAGRGVFPADTDPSVLDLRGARTFDDGLVEVHYALRAAPEW; translated from the coding sequence ATGGGACATCTCGTGGTGCAGCAATTCGTCACCATCGATGGGTTCGCGGCGAACCTCGACAATGAGTTCACGGCCTACGAGCTCCTCGACGGCCGTACCGACGAGTTCGACCGCAGCCAGGTGGACTGGCTCGCCGGCGTGGATGCCATGGTGCTCGGTGCGACGACCTATCGGATGTTCGTGGGTTACTGGCCGACGCCGGCGGCGGCGGAGGAGATCGTGGCGGCGCCGCTGAACGCGCTGGGCCGGCACGTGTTCTCCCGCACCCTCAGGCACGCTCCCTGGGGCGACCTGCCGCCGGCCACCCTCGAGTCCGGCGACGCCGTCGAGGCCATCCGCCGGATCAAGGCCGAGTACGCCGGGCTCGTGGTGCTGTGGGGCAGCCTGAGCCTGAGTCGGGCCTTCTTCGCCGCCGGGGAGGTCGACGAGGTGCGCCTCGTGGTGATGCCCGTTGTGATCGGCGCCGGCCGGGGCGTGTTCCCGGCGGACACCGACCCGTCGGTGCTCGACCTGCGCGGCGCGCGAACCTTCGACGACGGCCTCGTCGAAGTGCACTATGCCCTGCGCGCCGCCCCGGAGTGGTGA
- a CDS encoding MoaD/ThiS family protein, whose translation MGARVHGGTITMQVQVRYFAAAKAATGVAGETRDLPDGATIGGFLDDLGSTSPAVFARCSFIVNGAATTDRARVLENGDLLDVLPPFAGG comes from the coding sequence ATGGGCGCCCGCGTCCACGGAGGGACCATCACGATGCAGGTGCAGGTGCGCTACTTCGCCGCCGCCAAGGCCGCCACCGGGGTGGCCGGAGAGACCCGCGACCTGCCGGATGGCGCCACCATCGGTGGTTTCCTCGACGATCTCGGCAGTACCTCTCCGGCGGTTTTCGCCCGCTGCTCGTTCATTGTGAACGGCGCCGCCACCACCGACAGGGCGAGAGTCCTCGAGAACGGCGACCTGCTCGACGTGCTGCCCCCGTTCGCCGGAGGCTGA